A segment of the Arachis hypogaea cultivar Tifrunner chromosome 5, arahy.Tifrunner.gnm2.J5K5, whole genome shotgun sequence genome:
aaatttaatttagtcaactccttattaaattatatttatttaaattttaaatttagatcttctaaaataaaaatgttgATAAAGTGAAAAATTAATTActgttaattttataatttctatGAAATATGTGTTcaactattttaatttaagagtaattaattttttatttaactactttatcaacttttttattttaaaagatattaatttttaaattttaaaagtcaaTTTTATAGCTCTTATGAATTGATAtctaaattttatctaatttattttttataataaattttaaatttttatcttttaaattaaatattaatttttaattatttttaatatattagacACTATCTTTTAgatactataataataataataataataccaattttaaattatatcattcAAAACTAGTATACATCTTTGAGCAACCGaacgctttttctttttcatgtgaGAGAGAGGAGTGTTTCTCACAATGATGTGAGAAGAGATGAATTTTATGCTGGTATGGCTTAAACAACTGGGTGTCTTTgatttgtttcattttttaaacCAACAATCACAAATTGGATGGTCCAATTTgtgatttcgaaaataaaaaaaattttaatgttaaaatcgAACCGTTcgatctttattttaaaaaaataaaaaatacagatcGAATCCtttgatttgtaatttatttttttcaaataaatcggACCTTtcgatttgtagtttatttttttcttcaaataacTCGGATCGTTCGATTTGAATAGAACACCGTATAAAAAAAACACCAAATCTTCCAATAACaatgtattacacatatatttaatgaataataaaaaaaattagccgcaACCGAAATCCTAATtcaatatttaaataagaaaatcctcttatttaagattaattgtgatggtttttggaatcccccatcaattggtacttttaagattaattgtgatgctagttattttggtttgggtgatagtgttggttttgcttgtgttattagagattgtaatgagagctggcaaagggggtgtttgggaatgattagGGGTGTTCGcgatgcggtttggttcggttttaaggaaaaaagtcatccgatctgaacgtttaatttatgtgcggtgcggtttggattggatgaactttttttggaaatccgatccaatccgatccgattacaagcggtttggatcggtttggatttgcggtttttaaatcaaaaaattaaatacatataataagtctcaacatcaaattttaaataactaacaatgatataacaagtcttaacaatatcttaaaaaactaacgataacataacaatagaaataaaattataggttagttaaaataaataaataaataatattttgaatataaaatatttattaaataataataatacataaataatagaaaaaatataacaaattaaacatgttataagtataattgtaaatataataataaaataataatattatagcacattgtgcggtttggattggattggatcggttatgaaaaatagatccgaaatccgattcaatccagcggtttgcaaaaaatagaatccaatcaaatccgaattagtgcagttttaatcggttttcggtttagattggattggatgagcggtttaatttggatttggatttgaacacccttaggaatgattgagagtaatagtattcttcaagaaaaattgtttgctatttggagaaggatatctcttagcttggatgtgggtcaacgagatgttatttgtgagacggattgtgtggaagcatttaatcttgttactcaatatggttttgggtttattgatccactggtgctcaaaataaaagatatcatgcattggaattggcgtgttgactttcgtttgattatgagagatgcaaatacagtggcagatactatggcaaagatgacaatgaagttacaactttcgcatgtggagcttctttcaccttgggaggagtttaagaatAATCTTATACgaactgtccctctatttaagcagtttctttttttgtttgttttattttttttgtttaatttatttcggtcgcaaaaaaaaataagaaaatcctCAGTATAAATTGTAACCCCATTGCAAAAGCTCTTCCACCTTCTTTTCCACTCCAAATCTTTGTGGAACGCCAATTCCTTTCACATTCTCTCTTTGATCTCCCTCTTCTAtatctatattatatttatttatatatacttaCAGCTTCTTCAACCAACACTTTCATCCTTCGGTGCAGCACAGAGTGACTTTATTTTCTAGGGTTTGGTTCTGACGATTATTATGAATCCTTTTTCGTGTTTGTAGTTTAATTTGTGGGTGGAGTGAATTGACGTTTTATTTTCTATGAATTTTCAAATTCTgaccctttttttttgttttcagatCTGACTCTTTGTAACTCAACATAGCCTGCGTCAGAGACATGGACGAGATTAATCGATGGGCAGACATTGATGAAGATTTGTTGAAAGAAATTTCAAAACGGTTCCATGCCTACGATGATTACATCCGGCTTCGATTGGTTTGCAAAGAGTGGAGCTTGAAACTTCTAAAGATTCCCAATGGAAACAAAATTCCGTGGTTATTGTTACCTGACGAAACTGTCAAGAATTATTCTTACGAAGACGAGGAGATTCATCATCTCATGCAATTAGCTGCTGCAGATGATGAAACTCTTGATACTTGCGCCCTTGAAGAGAAAGATATTTACCATATCATGCTGCCAGAGATGCAGTCCTACAACAAGTTCATCCGCGGTTCTGGTCATGGTTGGGTGATTGTCCAATCCATATCTGATGGCACTATGCAAATGTTAAATCCATTTACAAATCGTAGTTTGGATCTTCCTCCAGTCTCAACTTTACCCACTATAATTGATTACCAGCCTGATAATCATGGGAATGAATACACACTGTGGGATTTTCGTGACATTAAGAGCACCCTGGATAGAGATAAAGTGCATAGATTCCAAGTTTTTAAGGTTATTATAAACTCATCTCCTGAGCATGACATTGAAAATTTTATGGCGGTGGTGATATTCGGACCTAACCAGCGATTGGCCTTTTACAAGCCTGGCAATATGAGATGGGTAGAATTTCCAACCAGAGATAAGGAGTTTGAAGACGTAATATTTTTCCAAGGAAAAATATATGCCATAAACAATTACGGGcagctatatgaatttgatacAAACACAAGAGCAGGGCTTAAGGGAGGAATCCATGAAACCAGACCTCCATCTGAAATTCCCCTAGGCCCTCTCAAGCTTAAATATCTTATTGGGTGCACCAATGGAAGCTTATTGATGTTGGTAAGATATGTTGACCTTCCCTTGGGGAGATCGAGAGAAAGGAAGGAATTTGAAACTTCCAAATTCGATATCTATGAGttaaaaagaaacagaaaagaatggTCAACATTAGATAATTTAGGTAACTATATACTAGTGATTGGATTTAATTCATCGGTTCAAATTCCTGTGCCTTTTCTAAGCAAAGGAAATCAGATTTGGTTTGCAGATAACCAAATAGAGTTGCAATCATCATTTTACGATCCTATCGCTCAAGATATCGGCATCTTCGACTTGGACCATGGAAGTTTCCAGAGAGTATTGTTAGATGTGAAGTTCTTTTGTCCTCCTGTTTGGTTGTTACCCTAATTCATACTCCTTAAGCTTTTGTCCTTGTACtttaatcttttcaaatttcaagtcTTTTAATTTGTTTAGACTATTTATTACATATCCTTAAAATGTTAGTTCTCCCTATATGGTGAATACATGTTTGCAAATTACTATGACGCTTTTAGCACAACATATCTTTGACTTTTATTTATTGCTTTGGGTGTTTGCTTGCAATTGAAGGGTctcttctggacttggattgggATTAGCAATGCTCACGGCTTATACTTGTCTTTCATGCATTGCTAGCTTAACTAATTTCAAACATAGTCCACTTGCTTTAGATTTTTGTAACTGAACACAATAAAAATCCTTAGAAAAGTTTATTTTTGCTGCAATAATTGTCTCCTCATGCAAATAAGGCTAGAGCCTAGATGATGCAACTTTAGTGTCGGCATTGTAATCCATGATTATTGATTACCTTTGAATGGAACTATGTAGAAATTATAAGAAAAGAATTCACTGTTGAATTCTCATGAGTAGGTGAATTCTTGAAAAGGGTAGGGTTAATTTTCAGTTGTGTAATATTGGTCTTTATGCGTTATTTTTTAATGGCAAAAAAATATATAGATCGTAGGTCCATATTGTACTTTGTACCCAATATTATTATATGATCCACTTCTAAAACTATTGATCAAaagtttattttgtattttagtttattatgtCTATATTATTTTATGCCAAACTCGTACAAAAGTCTCAATAtacaattgataaaaaaaaaacttatatatgtTTTTCTCATATTTAATCTATAATTAATACTCGTCTAAAAAGCATATCCATGATAATGAATAATAGATTAGTTCAGGTTAGTTTAGCTCATCTCAGATTGGTTATGTTAGGGAAGACTTTCAATTGATTTGAACAAGGTTCATTCTGTGTACTAGGTTTCATGAAATTGAATTTGGTGGTGGACACTATATATCAAATCCATAGAGTCATTTTTCTTTACTAACTCAGTATGCCTAACTTGACTTAATATATCATCCTGTAATGATGTCTAATAATGTCAGAGGATACTATCTATAAAAACTTAGGTGTATTCTTGCAAAATTATATTGACCaaccaatttatttattttttatctgatAATTTCTGAAGTATTAATTTACGTGATGTAAGTCTTTTATATAATAGACTCAACGTAAGAATTTCACAATTTTGTAtagaattttttaattgttttaataagTATATATTACAAGCATACAAGTATTGAAAGTAATTGTGTGTTTACATTTACATAATTTTACATTAACTGTATTTTACAAATTCATGAAAAAGTTGCAAAATTCTAATAGGACAACCTTGAATGTTGACTTAATGTCCTATTAAAACACAGGTGGAAATTGGTGAGATTAAGTACAGAATTAATTTGTCTTTTCCCAACACAtaggtttttttatattttaatatttgtgaTATGAACGTGAAGGAGGGTTAAAAATCTAATTGtaccttatttttttaaaagttaaataattagaaatttattttactatttgtaGTATGTTAAAAGTGGATAaggatattttagtcattttaaaagTTAATGTTAAAAGGATATTTTAGTCTCTTATGATAGATTATGTGAATATTTTAgtctttataaaattaaattgaaattttaatttccaATACAATTTAACAATATCTAACTTGAAaggatataaaattaattataaaaggtTAATTAAAGTATTGAAAAAGATCCTTTAATTCTTTTGCAATATAATACAaaagaatatttttgtattttcttagttAATTAGAAGGACATTtcgttataaaataattattatatgatatatttttaaatttaattaatatttgggTGAAAATATAAGAAGATATAAATTGTTGGGACTAAATATAATTTGATgacatataaaaaagaaaaatttttaccaAATATTAACCATACatccaatcaaatttaattacattaacaaaaaatttaaaatatacacATAAATTATGAGATTTTGATACAATTTATATCGTGTTTCATTTTATGTGTAAATCATGTCAGGGTCTCAtagtttatgtatatattttgaaTTCGCTAAAGATTATAGAAATTACATAGAATTAAACAGCACTGAAATATAAGTATTTTAGGAGAGTTATAAATAGGTAATATtataagaattttattttatgtaagtaattttttgttgatttttatgtacacataatatttttgaaaaaaaagttctataaatattctattaagtattttttaaataaattaaatttatatttatacttatatttttcaaattatttacattttttaactttattatttatttcttttggaaactaaaaaaatagaaaaaatataaggaACCAAAAGTTTAtcagccaaaaactaaacaaaattatattaatttatattaataattaattaattttaaattttttaaattcaaaattaaaaaaattttaaattgattaagtaaacctaattaaaacctataaaaatcttCCTCTTTTTTCTCACATTAACCTGTCCACTTCTAACAAtcacaaattcgaaaaatatataaaagaacatccatttaatatgaaaaagaaacattctaatacttagtagaagaaacatccatatatattaactcgtagagattttgaattcatccaaagGTATTTGGCTGAATTTTGGCTGATATGCTTTTAGTTCCCTAACTTTACTCAAAAAAATATCTGCAACACGGTTTGAATTGCCTtggtttaattttatcttttaatcatattCAAACAATTATGATATATTGATATCTATTgtattgatttaatttatttttttttaatcctaTCTAATTCAAACTATTGGAATTTGGATTGGATTAgattagtttatttaattttagagaaaaaataattcaaaaattttaaattaaaaccttttaaaatttaaaatttatatacaatataatttaaaatacaaaaattcaaaactttaaaACTTGATTGGTTTATGTCCatccaaattttaaattcttatcatTTGAATCAAAActggtttgattgaaaaataaaatgaaatcaatataatctaaattctaataaatcaCTACAAGAATAGAATAGCGATCGATTTAGCAATTGATTATGGTGGTCGCTCAAACCTTGGTTGCTAATTAAAAAATAGCGACCAACTTCGGTCATTAATAGTTGGCAGCCGAATTTTGAACAAGGCCACCAAACTCTCACCAAAGAGTGTCGGTCGTTAAATCGATTGCTAACATAATTAGTTGTTGagtaaatcggtcgctaaatggcGATCAACTTTTCCGTCGCTAAATCGATCGCTGATGAAATCAGTCGCTAAACCAGTTGTCGATGTCtgattcaaaaatctaaaattggTGGCTAATTCCTAAAATTCTGGTCTAGAAAAGAAATACCAGGTGGATAAAGATTGGAGTTGGTTGAAAGTTTGTATAAGAGTAATATCGCAAAATAAAGTGCGACGAATAGCAGATTTTTTTGCTCCAACTcattaataaaagtaaaagataaaagataaatacTTGTACTACACACAAATGATTGACATTCACATATTCAGAAGCATTTCAGAGTCATATATGTGATAGATATGTCATAGACTAATAATTTCACATATAAACTGCACTACACTATTGTGTTAAGAAACTACTATTACTATATAGTATATACAATAATATTCCTCCTGGTTTAGTAATTGATCATGGCATCCCTATATGCAACTCAATCTCTTCCCTTGATTCTGTTCATCATTCTAACAACCTTCCTTCACTTCAGTTTATGCATGGCAAAAGGGCTAAACATGACATGCAATGAGAAAGAAAGGAATGCACTCCTCAGCTTCAAGCATGGACTCTCAGACCCTTCTAACAGGCTCTCATCATGGTCTAATGAAAAGGACTGCTGCAGATGGCTAGGAGTTCGCTGCGACAACATCACCGGCCGAGTCGTGGGACTCAATCTCAGCACCCCGCTCAACTTGCCTTACATGGAGTTGAGTGGTGAGATTAATCCTTCCTTGCTTGAACtagaatctttgattagcctggACTTGAGTTTGAACTATTTTGTTCATACTCAAATACCAATTCTTTGGCTCAATGAAGGGACTAAGATACTTGGACCTTAGCTTAAGTGGATTCATGGGACTAATTCCATATCAGCTAGGAAATCTTTCAAACCTGCAGCATCTTAATCTTGGATACAACTATGCTCTTCAAGTTGGTAACCTTAATTGGatttcaaccctttcttcattACAATACCTTGATTTGAGTAGTACAGATCTACATAAAGAACTTGATTGGATTCAAGTTTTTGGTGCACTTCCTTCCCTTTCAGAATTGCACTTGGATAATTGTCAAATTGATAACCTAGCACCATCAAAAGGGAAAGCTAACTTCACAAATCTCCATCTGCTTGATCTTTCAAACGACAATCTCAATCAAGGAATCCTTTCATGGATTTCTAATCTGAGTAGAACACTTGTGCAGCTCGATTTGCGCAGTAACTTTCTTCAGGGTGAAGTCCCTGAGATGCTATCAAAAATTCAGAACTTGCAGAGCCTTGTCTTACAAGGAAACCAACTCAGTGGGGAACTTCCAGATTCGTTAGGCAAGCTTGAGCATCTTGAAGTCTTGGATCCCAGTAACAACACCATCACAGGTCCTATTCCAGCATCATTGGCGAATTTATCATCCTTGAGGACGTTAAATCTCGGTCACAACCAACTCAATGGGACAATTCCAAAGAGTTTTGGATCCTTGAAAAATCTTCAGGTATTAAATCTTGCTTCAAATTCTCTAACTGGTGGTATGCCTGAAACTCTAGGAATTCTCTCAAATTTGGTGACATTAGACCTTTCATCAAATTTGTTGGAAGGACCAATGAAtgaattgaattttttaaaactttCCAAATTAAAGGAACTTCGAATGTTGTCAACAGAACTATTTTTCAGTGTCAATTCTAGTTGGGTGGCCCCTTTTCAACTTGAATATGCTTTGATGAGTTTCTGTGGAGTAGGTCCTAAGTTTCCAACATGGCTTAAGAGGCAAAGTTCACTCAGGGTCTTTACAATCTCCAAATCATGTATCTCAGACAAGGCTCCAGTTTGGTTTTGGAATTGGACTTTGCAGCTCGAATTCCTGGATCTCTCTAACAATGAGATAAGTCGAGATCTATCTAATGTCTTCTTAAATTCCAGCATTATAAATTTGAGTTCTAATCTATTCAAGGGTCTATTGCCAAGTGTGTCTGCAAATGTTGAAGTGCTGAATATTGCCAACAATTCAATCTCAGGACCGATTTCTCCTTTCTTCTGTGAGAGGATGAATGGTAATGATACTAACAAGTTAGCCGTGCTCGATGTTTCGAACAATCGCTTATCCGGTGATCTTGGTCAATGTTGGATGAATTGGCAACCTTTAATGCATTTGAACTTGGGCACAAACAAATTGTCTGGTGAAATTCCAAACTCCATAGGGTACTTATCTGGACTAGAGTCTTTGTTGTTAGATGACAATGCCTTTTCCGGATCAGTTCCTTCGACAATGCAAAATTGCTCAATGTTGAAGTTCATTGACATGGGTGACAACCAACTTTTTGATACATTACCAGCATGGATATAGGAAATGTAATCTCTAATGGTTCTTCGCCTTCGATCCATCTTTGCATGAAAACTTGAGGAGAAAAGAAAGTTTAATTCAACAAGTGGATTCATGGGAGAAGAGTTATTGGGGGAAACCAAAATAATAAATCTTGATGTATATCAATTCTTTTTTTGCCAATTGAATTCTAAGGCATATAGTTTTAGATTATGTATGTATTATTTTTTCTCCCATATATTAGCATCCTCTTTTGGCAGGTATAAATAGAAGGGCAATTTACCCAAATAAATAAAGTAGATAAAATCTTTACTCAAATACACAAAACAGAAACATATTATGTGTACGtgcaattttttatttctatgcaATTCGTGGGAAGCAACCAcggtttttaatttttacataaacCGTGGCTGCCTAAGACGGATTATGATTGTTTTGTGTTGTGTGTAAACCGTGGCAAGTAGCCACGAATTACGAAGGGAAGAAGGAAGCCATAAACCGTGGCAGGTTCTCACGGTTTATGAAAATGGCTAGATGGTGATAAAACGTTGtgggagggagagggagagggactGATATACTGATCAGTAGTATCTATTAGAAGAGTTTCAGAATTtgagtgaaaaaaaattaatttttttatatcttattggATAAAAACGTAtctaatatttcttatttttttattaatggttttaaaatgattaaaatgaataattaagctaaattttttagatcttattcaataaaaatatatctaacaTATTAGTTCAAAATATGATCTCTTGTAGGATTTTAGATGTGTGGGTTAATAATTAAAACCCTTAagatttattttttggattttaaaattaaaatctttaattttactGAATATAATTTTTGGATGTATATTTAAATGATaatcttttaataattaaaaatgctagaactaaaacagaaattttaaattttaaatttcagttttatttagtttgtattttaaatatgtatttaatttta
Coding sequences within it:
- the LOC140184629 gene encoding F-box protein SKIP23-like — protein: MDEINRWADIDEDLLKEISKRFHAYDDYIRLRLVCKEWSLKLLKIPNGNKIPWLLLPDETVKNYSYEDEEIHHLMQLAAADDETLDTCALEEKDIYHIMLPEMQSYNKFIRGSGHGWVIVQSISDGTMQMLNPFTNRSLDLPPVSTLPTIIDYQPDNHGNEYTLWDFRDIKSTLDRDKVHRFQVFKVIINSSPEHDIENFMAVVIFGPNQRLAFYKPGNMRWVEFPTRDKEFEDVIFFQGKIYAINNYGQLYEFDTNTRAGLKGGIHETRPPSEIPLGPLKLKYLIGCTNGSLLMLVRYVDLPLGRSRERKEFETSKFDIYELKRNRKEWSTLDNLGNYILVIGFNSSVQIPVPFLSKGNQIWFADNQIELQSSFYDPIAQDIGIFDLDHGSFQRVLLDVKFFCPPVWLLP
- the LOC112804017 gene encoding LOW QUALITY PROTEIN: receptor-like protein EIX2 (The sequence of the model RefSeq protein was modified relative to this genomic sequence to represent the inferred CDS: inserted 2 bases in 1 codon; deleted 1 base in 1 codon; substituted 3 bases at 3 genomic stop codons), giving the protein MTCNEKERNALLSFKHGLSDPSNRLSSWSNEKDCCRWLGVRCDNITGRVVGLNLSTPLNLPYMELSGEINPSLLELESLISLDLSLNYFVHTQIPXFFGSMKGLRYLDLSLSGFMGLIPYQLGNLSNLQHLNLGYNYALQVGNLNWISTLSSLQYLDLSSTDLHKELDWIQVFGALPSLSELHLDNCQIDNLAPSKGKANFTNLHLLDLSNDNLNQGILSWISNLSRTLVQLDLRSNFLQGEVPEMLSKIQNLQSLVLQGNQLSGELPDSLGKLEHLEVLDPSNNTITGPIPASLANLSSLRTLNLGHNQLNGTIPKSFGSLKNLQVLNLASNSLTGGMPETLGILSNLVTLDLSSNLLEGPMNELNFLKLSKLKELRMLSTELFFSVNSSWVAPFQLEYALMSFCGVGPKFPTWLKRQSSLRVFTISKSCISDKAPVWFWNWTLQLEFLDLSNNEISRDLSNVFLNSSIINLSSNLFKGLLPSVSANVEVLNIANNSISGPISPFFCERMNGNDTNKLAVLDVSNNRLSGDLGQCWMNWQPLMHLNLGTNKLSGEIPNSIGYLSGLESLLLDDNAFSGSVPSTMQNCSMLKFIDMGDNQLFDTLPAWIXEMXSLMVLRLRSIFAXKLEEKRKFNSTMVLCITQNMCQLSYLIVLDLANNSLSGIIPNCLDSLKAMAGEDDFYANPLKYYYGFDFNYDNYKESLVLVPKGDELEYRDNLILVRMIDLSSNKLSGAIPTELSSYLRCGF